A stretch of the Polaribacter pacificus genome encodes the following:
- the der gene encoding ribosome biogenesis GTPase Der, with protein MNTSIVAIVGRPNVGKSTLFNRLVQRRDAIVDSVSGVTRDRHYGKSDWNGKEFSVIDTGGYAIGSDDIFEEEIRKQVELALEEADLIVFVVDVEQGITPMDTEVAKLLRKVKKPIFLVVNKVDNAMRENDALEFFNLGLGEYYTISSINGSGTGELLDAMAIKMPEPEETDLESEELPRFAIVGRPNAGKSSFINALIGKDRNIVTDIAGTTRDSIDTKYNRFGFDFNLVDTAGIRKKSKVKEDLEFYSVMRAVRTIEYSDVIVLMVDASRGFESQDQNIFWLAEKNKKGVVILINKWDLVEKETNTMRDYEAAVRKEIAPFTDVPIIFTSVLTKQRIFKAIETAVAVFESRKKRIPTSKLNDTMLEIIQQNPPPAIKGKYVKIKYCMQLPTPTPQFAFFANLPQYVKDPYKRFLENKLRDIFDFNGVPIIIYFRQK; from the coding sequence ATGAATACGAGTATAGTAGCCATAGTAGGAAGGCCAAATGTAGGAAAATCCACCTTATTTAATAGGTTGGTTCAACGCAGAGATGCCATTGTAGACTCTGTAAGTGGAGTCACTCGTGACAGACATTACGGAAAATCAGACTGGAACGGTAAAGAATTTTCTGTAATTGATACCGGTGGTTATGCCATTGGCTCTGATGATATTTTTGAAGAAGAAATTAGAAAGCAAGTTGAGCTAGCTCTTGAAGAAGCTGATTTAATAGTCTTTGTTGTTGATGTGGAACAAGGAATTACTCCGATGGACACAGAGGTTGCTAAATTGTTGCGTAAAGTTAAAAAACCTATTTTCTTAGTTGTAAATAAAGTTGATAATGCCATGCGTGAAAATGATGCATTAGAATTTTTTAACTTAGGACTTGGTGAGTATTACACCATTTCTTCTATCAATGGTAGTGGAACTGGAGAGTTACTAGATGCCATGGCTATAAAAATGCCAGAACCAGAAGAAACAGATTTAGAAAGTGAAGAATTACCAAGATTTGCTATCGTTGGAAGACCTAACGCAGGAAAATCATCTTTTATCAATGCTCTGATAGGCAAAGACAGAAATATAGTGACAGATATCGCTGGGACCACCAGAGATTCTATCGACACCAAATACAATCGATTTGGTTTTGATTTTAACTTGGTAGATACAGCAGGTATCCGTAAAAAATCAAAAGTAAAAGAAGACTTAGAGTTTTATTCTGTAATGAGAGCTGTAAGAACTATTGAATATTCTGATGTCATAGTTTTAATGGTTGATGCTTCTAGAGGTTTTGAGAGTCAGGATCAAAACATTTTTTGGCTGGCAGAAAAAAATAAAAAAGGAGTTGTAATACTAATTAACAAATGGGACTTGGTAGAAAAAGAAACCAATACCATGAGAGATTATGAAGCTGCAGTTAGAAAAGAAATTGCACCTTTTACTGATGTGCCTATTATTTTTACTTCTGTGCTTACAAAGCAACGAATCTTTAAAGCGATCGAAACTGCAGTAGCGGTCTTTGAGAGTAGAAAGAAAAGAATTCCTACTAGCAAGTTAAATGATACCATGTTGGAGATTATTCAACAGAACCCACCACCTGCAATTAAAGGGAAATACGTAAAGATTAAATACTGTATGCAATTGCCAACCCCTACACCTCAGTTTGCGTTTTTTGCCAATTTACCTCAGTATGTAAAAGACCCTTACAAACGTTTTTTAGAGAATAAATTACGAGACATTTTTGATTTTAATGGAGTGCCAATTATTATTTATTTCCGTCAAAAATAA
- a CDS encoding SIMPL domain-containing protein encodes MKKNFNSIIFSIAIVLAAYVFANAIVNRNNLESTISVTGSGVANFTSDLIVWEGNFSKESASLKNAYSELEKDKKIINDYLLSKGIKADEFVFNAVQSRTKNKALYSNEGKYMGDKFLGYVLTQSMQIDSKNVERVEKVSREITELLNKGIQFYSQPPRYYYTKLADLKIEMISKATADAKLRAENIASNSGGGLGKLISAQMGVFQITGLNSREDYSWGGTFNTSSKEKTASITMKLTYKVD; translated from the coding sequence ATGAAAAAGAATTTCAACTCAATTATTTTCTCAATTGCCATTGTTTTGGCGGCCTATGTCTTTGCTAATGCAATCGTTAACAGGAACAACCTAGAGAGCACTATTTCTGTAACAGGTTCTGGAGTAGCAAACTTCACGTCAGATTTGATTGTTTGGGAGGGTAATTTTTCTAAAGAAAGCGCAAGTCTTAAAAATGCGTATTCAGAATTAGAAAAAGACAAGAAAATTATTAATGATTATTTGCTTTCTAAAGGAATAAAAGCGGATGAATTTGTTTTTAATGCAGTTCAGAGTAGAACTAAAAATAAAGCTTTGTACAGCAATGAAGGGAAATATATGGGAGATAAATTTTTGGGATATGTACTCACTCAGTCCATGCAGATTGATTCTAAAAATGTAGAAAGAGTAGAAAAGGTTTCAAGAGAAATTACTGAACTTCTTAACAAAGGGATTCAGTTTTATTCTCAACCACCACGATATTATTACACCAAATTAGCTGATTTAAAAATTGAAATGATTTCTAAAGCCACTGCCGATGCCAAGTTGCGTGCAGAAAATATCGCTAGCAACTCTGGAGGAGGTTTGGGGAAATTAATTTCTGCTCAAATGGGTGTTTTTCAGATAACTGGGTTAAACTCTAGAGAAGATTATTCTTGGGGAGGTACTTTTAACACATCATCCAAAGAAAAAACGGCCTCTATAACGATGAAGTTAACCTATAAAGTAGATTAG
- a CDS encoding GTP-binding protein: MEEVQNSAIFLRPRFQLEIAQSSTVVLEEFSKVLKEKSCEYPSKFSDGHVAIDVPVKQAHFWSPQLNVEVISVTDSSCLIKGLFGPKPQVWTLFMFVHFVLGFLFLCFAVVLYVRVRLGEAYIMPLMLLIFIPLLWILLYFLGRIGKGTGQPQMEDLHQLLIKIIEKA, encoded by the coding sequence GTGGAAGAGGTACAAAATTCAGCAATTTTTTTAAGACCGAGGTTTCAGCTAGAGATTGCACAGTCTTCTACAGTTGTTTTAGAAGAGTTTAGCAAGGTTTTAAAGGAAAAGTCATGTGAGTATCCAAGCAAGTTTTCTGATGGACACGTGGCTATTGATGTCCCTGTTAAACAAGCTCATTTTTGGTCTCCACAGCTTAATGTAGAGGTCATTTCTGTTACAGATTCAAGCTGCCTTATCAAAGGGTTATTTGGTCCCAAACCCCAAGTGTGGACTTTGTTTATGTTTGTGCATTTTGTGCTCGGATTCCTCTTTTTGTGTTTTGCAGTAGTTTTATATGTTCGTGTTCGATTGGGTGAGGCTTATATAATGCCTCTAATGCTACTTATCTTTATTCCATTGCTTTGGATTTTGCTGTACTTTTTAGGAAGGATAGGAAAGGGCACAGGGCAACCACAAATGGAAGATCTACATCAATTATTGATTAAAATTATAGAAAAGGCTTAA
- the era gene encoding GTPase Era, translated as MTHKAGFVNIIGNPNVGKSTLMNAFVGEKLSIITPKAQTTRHRILGIVNDEDYQIVFSDTPGIIQPAYGLQESMMDFVKSAFDDADVLVFMVEVGEKELKNEAFFNKIIHSEIPVILLLNKIDTSSQEVVEEKLKYWKEKVPNASIFIISALEKFNVDNVLQRIIELLPESPPFYPKDQLTDKPERFFVNEKIREKILMHYKKEIPYSVEVETESFIEEEDIIKIRSIIMVERDTQKGIIIGHKGSAIKRVGSEARKDLELFFDKKVFMELFVKVNKNWRSDSNQLKRFGYKD; from the coding sequence ATGACACATAAAGCAGGTTTTGTTAATATAATCGGAAATCCCAACGTTGGGAAATCGACCCTAATGAATGCATTTGTTGGTGAAAAGCTATCCATTATCACCCCAAAAGCACAAACAACTAGACATCGAATTTTAGGAATCGTTAATGATGAAGACTATCAAATTGTCTTTTCTGACACACCTGGGATCATTCAGCCCGCTTATGGTTTACAAGAATCTATGATGGATTTTGTAAAATCGGCATTTGACGATGCAGATGTCCTAGTCTTTATGGTTGAAGTGGGTGAAAAAGAATTGAAAAACGAAGCCTTCTTTAACAAAATAATACACAGCGAAATCCCTGTTATTTTACTACTTAATAAAATAGATACCTCATCACAAGAGGTGGTAGAAGAGAAACTAAAATATTGGAAAGAAAAAGTTCCAAATGCTTCTATTTTTATTATTTCTGCCTTAGAAAAATTTAATGTAGACAATGTCTTACAACGCATTATTGAACTTTTACCAGAAAGCCCTCCTTTTTACCCTAAGGATCAACTAACGGATAAACCAGAGCGCTTTTTTGTAAACGAAAAAATCCGTGAAAAGATTTTAATGCATTACAAAAAAGAGATTCCGTATTCTGTAGAAGTAGAAACTGAGAGCTTTATAGAAGAAGAAGATATTATAAAAATTCGATCGATCATTATGGTCGAAAGAGATACGCAAAAAGGAATCATTATTGGTCATAAAGGATCTGCAATCAAAAGGGTTGGCTCAGAAGCAAGAAAAGATCTTGAACTGTTTTTTGACAAGAAAGTATTTATGGAACTCTTTGTAAAGGTCAATAAAAACTGGCGTAGCGACAGCAACCAGCTTAAGCGTTTTGGTTATAAGGATTAA